One Tolypothrix bouteillei VB521301 DNA window includes the following coding sequences:
- a CDS encoding AbrB/MazE/SpoVT family DNA-binding domain-containing protein: MQAIKTKISEGGRIVIPSEYRKQLGLEVGDEVTIALVNGEVRIFTLEQAIKRAQEIVRRYVPEGRSLSDELIAERRQESGGE, from the coding sequence ATGCAAGCAATTAAGACAAAAATTTCTGAAGGTGGTAGAATTGTAATTCCATCAGAGTATCGCAAACAATTGGGATTGGAAGTAGGCGATGAAGTCACGATCGCTTTAGTGAATGGGGAAGTGAGAATTTTTACACTAGAACAGGCAATTAAACGAGCACAAGAAATAGTACGTAGATATGTTCCCGAAGGGCGATCGCTCAGTGATGAACTTATAGCAGAACGCCGTCAGGAGAGTGGGGGTGAGTAA
- a CDS encoding NYN domain-containing protein: MQMIPRSQYDREPRLKLEPKQRLNPPQPAFFEETGIRSTRQCSWGDVSGLEQNQRIAIFIDGANLFYAAMQLNLEIDYTKLLHFLIKGRQLLRAYFYTGVDYTNEKQQGFLLWMSRNGYRVVKKELTQLPNGAKKANLDVEMAVDMITLAKHCDTLVLLSGDGDLAYAVDTVAYRGVQVEVVGLSSMTSESLIRVADCYTDLDDIKQEIQKTRFQNTR; encoded by the coding sequence ATGCAAATGATTCCACGCTCGCAGTACGATCGAGAGCCACGCCTAAAATTGGAACCCAAGCAACGATTAAACCCACCACAACCCGCCTTTTTTGAGGAAACGGGTATCAGAAGTACGCGCCAGTGTAGTTGGGGCGATGTTTCAGGACTGGAGCAGAACCAACGCATTGCCATTTTTATAGATGGTGCAAATTTGTTTTATGCAGCAATGCAACTCAATCTTGAAATTGACTACACCAAACTCCTGCATTTTTTAATCAAGGGTCGTCAATTACTACGTGCTTATTTCTACACGGGTGTTGATTACACTAATGAAAAACAACAGGGGTTTCTGCTGTGGATGAGCCGTAATGGTTACCGCGTGGTGAAAAAAGAACTCACTCAACTTCCAAATGGTGCAAAAAAAGCGAATTTGGATGTGGAGATGGCTGTCGATATGATAACTTTGGCAAAGCATTGCGACACTTTAGTTCTTTTAAGTGGAGATGGAGACCTCGCTTATGCTGTTGATACTGTCGCTTACCGGGGTGTTCAAGTTGAGGTTGTCGGTTTGAGTTCTATGACGAGTGAATCTCTCATTAGAGTTGCAGATTGCTACACGGATTTGGACGATATCAAACAAGAGATACAAAAAACAAGATTTCAAAATACACGTTAA
- a CDS encoding type II toxin-antitoxin system VapC family toxin: protein MSNYILDASAILALLNNEPGSAKVISVLTEAAMSSVNLSEVIARFADSGMSETEIR from the coding sequence GTGAGTAATTACATTCTGGATGCTTCTGCAATTTTGGCGCTTTTAAACAATGAACCAGGTAGCGCAAAGGTAATAAGTGTTCTGACTGAAGCCGCTATGAGTAGTGTGAATTTGAGCGAAGTCATAGCTAGATTTGCTGATAGTGGAATGTCTGAGACAGAAATTAGGTAA